In Prunus dulcis chromosome 2, ALMONDv2, whole genome shotgun sequence, a single genomic region encodes these proteins:
- the LOC117618940 gene encoding dof zinc finger protein DOF2.5-like isoform X2, protein MEDHEMGSNACPRSALEKRARPQEQLNCPRCNSTNTKFCYYNNYSLTQPRYFCKTCRRYWTEGGTLRNVPVGGGSRKNKKSTSSSASSSASLLSKNSIPDLNPPSSLSHFSAHQNPRSSHEGQDLNLAFNAMEHYQQNPAAGASTSSSAPLSAMELLRTGIASRGVNSFIPTQNMADHSNTLYASSPGFSLQEFKPNLGFCVDGLGNRYGDHEINGGRLLFPFGDLKQISSSTAHHELDHHQNKGQGNPTGYWNGLLGGGSW, encoded by the coding sequence ATGGAAGATCATGAGATGGGGTCTAATGCATGCCCAAGGTCAGCTTTAGAGAAAAGGGCAAGGCCTCAAGAGCAATTGAATTGTCCAAGGTGCAATTCAACCAACACCAAGTTTTGTTACTACAACAACTACAGCCTCACTCAACCAAGGTACTTTTGCAAGACATGCAGAAGGTATTGGACTGAAGGTGGAACTCTCAGAAATGTCCCAGTTGGAGGAGGTTCAAGAAAGAACAAGAAATCCACATCATCATCTGCATCATCATCAGCTTCACTATTATCAAAGAATAGTATTCCTGATCTCAACCCACCAAGTAGCCTCTCACACTTTTCAGCTCATCAAAACCCTAGGAGCAGCCATGAAGGCCAAGATCTTAATCTGGCTTTCAATGCCATGGAGCATTACCAACAAAACCCAGCAGCTGGAGCTAGCACTTCCTCATCAGCTCCTCTTTCAGCCATGGAGCTGCTTAGGACTGGCATTGCTTCCAGAGGTGTGAATTCATTTATACCAACCCAGAATATGGCTGATCATTCAAATACTCTCTATGCATCATCACCTGGGTTCTCCTTGCAAGAATTCAAACCAAACCTTGGTTTCTGTGTTGATGGGCTTGGAAATAGGTATGGCGATCATGAGATTAATGGTGGAAGGCTCTTGTTTCCATTTGGGGActtgaaacagatttcaagCTCTACAGCCCATCATGAACTTGATCATCATCAGAATAAGGGGCAAGGAAATCCAACTGGTTATTGGAATGGTTTATTGGGTGGAGGCTCGTGGTGA
- the LOC117620023 gene encoding aluminum-activated malate transporter 10-like translates to MVNEKDVSGNLHWRINVPDGTTNVLVPESGIVDKVWLELNGVLGGLRLKVWRFLLKAWDLAVAEPKKAIHALKVGLALSIVSIFYYMRSLYESVGGNAMWAVMTVVVVFESTVGATLYKSINRAAGTFLAGSLGLGVHWIAYKSGEKFEPIIIGISVFFFASAATFSRFIPSVKSRFDYGALIFILTFSLVSVSGYRVGELSELAYDRLSTIGIGTSFCILISMLFYPTWAGDELHRLIYRNLEKLADSLDGHVLEYFKDNEAVTEDNCPAKEIKGYKCVLDSKATEDNWAKLARWEPAHGSFNFKHPWKQYLKIGASMRSCAYCIEALSSCMESETEAAGIGQLKKHLSNACKTTNKYSSGILRELAKTIKTMTKSSDMGSLVWEMNNAVQELQNSLKSVPIGLIAPTPEDTDDGKVESFITPVVEVLPVTTLVSLLIENAARINGIVDAVNELAGQVDMKPAPQENSKQYKPSSDTPH, encoded by the exons ATGGTGAATGAAAAGGATGTGTCAGGGAATTTGCACTGGAGGATCAATGTACCTGATGGGACAACAAATGTATTAGTCCCAGAATCCGGGATAGTCGATAAGGTCTGGCTCGAGTTGAATGGTGTGCTTGGAGGGTTGAGATTGAAAGTATGGAGGTTTTTACTGAAGGCATGGGATTTAGCAGTTGCTGAGCCCAAAAAGGCCATCCATGCTCTCAAAGTAGGGTTGGCTCTTTCAATTGTGTCAATTTTTTACTATATGAGGTCTTTGTATGAAAGTGTTGGAGGGAATGCAATGTGGGCAGTTATGACTGTTGTTGTAGTTTTTGAATCCACTGTGG GTGCTACACTCTATAAAAGCATAAATAGAGCAGCAGGAACTTTTCTTGCTGGATCACTTGGTTTGGGTGTCCACTGGATTGCTTATAAGTCAGGAGAAAAGTTTGAGCCCATAATTATTGGAATCTCAGTTTTCTTCTTCG CTTCAGCAGCAACCTTCTCTCGATTCATCCCGTCAGTCAAATCCCGATTTGATTACGGTGCTCTGATCTTCATCCTCACCTTCAGCTTAGTTTCAGTTTCCGGATATCGTGTTGGTGAATTATCTGAGTTGGCTTACGACAGATTGTCCACCATTGGCATTGGGACCTCCTTTTGCATTCTAATTAGCATGCTTTTCTACCCCACTTGGGCTGGTGATGAGCTTCACAGATTGATCTATCGTAACCTGGAGAAACTGGCTGATTCCTTGGATG GACATGTCTTGGAGTACTTCAAAGACAATGAAGCTGTGACTGAAGACAATTGTCCTGCAAAGGAAATCAAAGGGTATAAATGTGTGCTTGATTCAAAGGCAACAGAAGACAATTGG GCTAAACTTGCAAGGTGGGAGCCTGCACATGGCAGCTTCAATTTTAAACATCCATGGAAACAGTACCTCAAGATCGGGGCATCGATGCGTAGTTGTGCTTATTGCATTGAGGCTCTCAGCAGTTGCATGGAGTCAGAAACCGAGGCTG CTGGAATTGGACAGCTAAAGAAGCATCTCAGCAATGCCTGCAAgacaacaaacaaatattcttcAGGTATCTTGAGAGAATTggcaaaaacaattaaaacaatGACAAAATCATCTGACATGGGCTCTTTGGTTTGGGAGATGAACAATGCAGTGCAGGAACTTCAAAATTCCTTGAAATCTGTACCCATCGGCCTCATTGCACCGACACCAGAAGACACTGATGATGGCAAAGTAGAGTCCTTCATAACACCAGTGGTGGAGGTTCTTCCAGTGACCACATTAGTATCTTTGCTGATTGAAAATGCAGCAAGAATCAATGGAATTGTTGATGCAGTTAATGAGCTAGCAGGCCAGGTAGATATGAAGCCTGCGCCGCAAGAAAATTCCAAGCAATACAAGCCCTCCTCGGATACCCCACATTAG
- the LOC117617585 gene encoding myb-related protein 308-like, giving the protein MGRAPCCSKVGLHRGPWTPREDTLLTKYIEAHGEGHWRSMPKKAGLLRCGKSCRLRWMNYLRPDIKRGNITPDEDDLIVRLHSLLGNRWSLIAGRLPGRTDNEIKNYWNTHLSKKLRSQGTDPSTHKKLSEPVVKENKRRKNQKTKNNMNKKEMVVKNKNKTGQHVEPLKPKVHLPKPTRVTSFLSLQRNDSFTSSTTTTTTTTSSQDLKGGGGAFGINENDQVLVNTRANGIVFCVGDDQDQDQVPNSADDHDHTLENLYEEYLQALLKTDHHHDHQNQLELDSFAESLLI; this is encoded by the exons ATGGGAAGGGCTCCTTGTTGTTCTAAGGTTGGTTTGCATAGAGGTCCATGGACTCCTAGAGAAGACACATTGCTCACCAAGTATATTGAAGCTCATGGGGAAGGCCATTGGAGATCCATGCCCAAAAAAGCTG GCCTCCTTAGGTGTGGGAAGAGTTGCAGGCTGAGGTGGATGAACTATTTGAGACCAGACATAAAGAGAGGCAACATAACCCCAGATGAAGATGACCTAATTGTCAGACTACATTCACTTCTGGGCAACCGTTGGTCTCTCATCGCCGGTAGGCTTCCGGGTCGAACCGATAACGAGATCAAGAATTACTGGAACACCCATCTTAGCAAAAAACTCAGAAGCCAAGGCACCGACCCAAGCACCCACAAGAAATTATCAGAGCCTGTggtcaaagaaaataaaaggagaaagaaccaaaaaaCCAAGAACAACATGAACAAGAAGGAGATGGTGgtgaaaaacaagaacaaaacagGCCAACATGTGGAGCCACTAAAGCCTAAAGTTCACCTCCCAAAACCCACTAGGGTAACTTCCTTTCTATCCCTGCAAAGAAATGACAGTTTTACTAGtagcaccaccaccactactaCAACCACTTCAAGCCAAGACTtaaaaggaggaggaggagcttTTGGGATCAATGAAAATGATCAAGTTTTAGTTAATACTCGGGCCAATGGGATTGTGTTTTGTGTTGGTGATGATCAAGATCAAGATCAAGTACCCAATTCAGCTGATGATCATGATCATACGCTTGAAAATCTTTATGAAGAATATCTGCAGGCGCTGCTGAAGACAGATCATCATCATGATCATCAGAACCAACTTGAATTAGACTCATTTGCTGAGTCACTGCtgatataa
- the LOC117619399 gene encoding ORM1-like protein 2 has translation MASLYVKAVPPADLNRNTEWFMYPGVWTTYILILFFSWLLVLSIFGCSPGTAWTIVNLSHFLVTYHFFHWKKGTPFAEDQGIYNGLTWWEQMDSGKQLTRNRKFLTVVPVVLYLIASHTTDYQHPMLFFNSLAVIVLVIAKFPNMHKVRIFGINGDK, from the exons ATGGCGAGTCTGTATGTGAAAGCTGTGCCACCTGCGGATCTGAATAGGAACACAGAGTGGTTCATGTACCCTGGTGTTTGGACCACCTATATTctcatcctcttcttctcttggCTCCTTGTGCTCTCAATCTTTGGCTGCTCTCCGGGCACGGCTTGGACCATAGTTaatctctctcattttttg GTCACTTATCACTTCTTCCACTGGAAGAAAGGAACTCCCTTCGCTGAAGATCAGGGGATCTACAATGGACTTACTTGGTGGGAGCAGATGGATAGTGGAAAGCAGCTCACCCGCAACAGGAAGTTCTTAACCGTTGTTCCTGTGGTGCT GTACTTGATAGCCTCACACACAACTGACTACCAGCACCCGATGCTCTTTTTCAACAGTCTTGCAGTCATTGTTCTAGTTATTGCCAAATTCCCCAATATGCACAAAGTCCGGATCTTCGGAATCAATGGAGATAAGTGA
- the LOC117618940 gene encoding dof zinc finger protein DOF2.5-like isoform X1 yields MDTAQWPQESGDLDKPMEDHEMGSNACPRSALEKRARPQEQLNCPRCNSTNTKFCYYNNYSLTQPRYFCKTCRRYWTEGGTLRNVPVGGGSRKNKKSTSSSASSSASLLSKNSIPDLNPPSSLSHFSAHQNPRSSHEGQDLNLAFNAMEHYQQNPAAGASTSSSAPLSAMELLRTGIASRGVNSFIPTQNMADHSNTLYASSPGFSLQEFKPNLGFCVDGLGNRYGDHEINGGRLLFPFGDLKQISSSTAHHELDHHQNKGQGNPTGYWNGLLGGGSW; encoded by the exons ATGGACACTGCTCAATGGCCGCAG GAGAGTGGAGACCTGGACAAGCCCATGGAAGATCATGAGATGGGGTCTAATGCATGCCCAAGGTCAGCTTTAGAGAAAAGGGCAAGGCCTCAAGAGCAATTGAATTGTCCAAGGTGCAATTCAACCAACACCAAGTTTTGTTACTACAACAACTACAGCCTCACTCAACCAAGGTACTTTTGCAAGACATGCAGAAGGTATTGGACTGAAGGTGGAACTCTCAGAAATGTCCCAGTTGGAGGAGGTTCAAGAAAGAACAAGAAATCCACATCATCATCTGCATCATCATCAGCTTCACTATTATCAAAGAATAGTATTCCTGATCTCAACCCACCAAGTAGCCTCTCACACTTTTCAGCTCATCAAAACCCTAGGAGCAGCCATGAAGGCCAAGATCTTAATCTGGCTTTCAATGCCATGGAGCATTACCAACAAAACCCAGCAGCTGGAGCTAGCACTTCCTCATCAGCTCCTCTTTCAGCCATGGAGCTGCTTAGGACTGGCATTGCTTCCAGAGGTGTGAATTCATTTATACCAACCCAGAATATGGCTGATCATTCAAATACTCTCTATGCATCATCACCTGGGTTCTCCTTGCAAGAATTCAAACCAAACCTTGGTTTCTGTGTTGATGGGCTTGGAAATAGGTATGGCGATCATGAGATTAATGGTGGAAGGCTCTTGTTTCCATTTGGGGActtgaaacagatttcaagCTCTACAGCCCATCATGAACTTGATCATCATCAGAATAAGGGGCAAGGAAATCCAACTGGTTATTGGAATGGTTTATTGGGTGGAGGCTCGTGGTGA